One Streptomyces lincolnensis genomic region harbors:
- a CDS encoding RNB domain-containing ribonuclease: MPRRPIRVTDAPLRAALTALRTELGVPDTYPPEAVAEAARTPVLPEHDATDIPLFTIDPPTSTDLDQAMHLSRRNGGYRVRYAIADVAAFVVPGSALDAETHRRVMTLYFPDEKVPLHPEAIGEGAASLLPGRVRPAALWTIDLDGDGRTVAADVRRALVRSRAKLDYAGVQRLVDGGTAEEPLALLAEVGRLREALEVERGGISLNVPEQEIVRRDGRGGRDGTYELTYRAPLPAEGWNAQISLLTGMAAADLMIEYGTGVLRTLPAAPDGAVGRLRRTAHALRVDWPHHVSYAALVRSLDPRVPRHAAFLQECTTLLRGAGYTVFRDGVLPDITTHAAVAAPYAHCTAPLRRLVDRYASEICLTAVAGSALPEWVSAALDALPPEMREGGRRASAAERECVDLVEAALLKDRVGEVFDGCVVELEERRPTVGVVQLESPAVIGRVEGEGLRLGERLRVRLTRADPGPERRAAVRFAPA; encoded by the coding sequence ATGCCCCGTCGTCCCATCCGCGTGACCGACGCCCCCCTGCGGGCCGCCCTCACCGCGCTGCGCACCGAACTCGGTGTGCCGGACACCTACCCGCCCGAGGCGGTGGCGGAGGCCGCGCGGACTCCCGTACTGCCGGAGCACGACGCCACCGACATCCCCCTGTTCACCATCGACCCGCCCACCTCCACCGACCTCGACCAGGCGATGCACCTGTCCCGGCGGAACGGCGGCTACCGCGTGCGGTACGCGATCGCCGACGTCGCCGCCTTCGTCGTACCCGGATCGGCACTGGACGCGGAGACCCACCGGCGCGTGATGACCCTGTACTTCCCGGACGAGAAGGTCCCGCTGCACCCCGAGGCGATCGGCGAGGGCGCCGCAAGCCTGCTGCCCGGCCGGGTGCGTCCGGCGGCGCTGTGGACGATCGACCTCGACGGCGACGGCCGTACCGTCGCCGCCGACGTCCGCCGGGCCCTCGTCCGCAGCCGGGCCAAGCTGGACTACGCGGGAGTGCAGCGCCTTGTCGACGGAGGGACCGCCGAGGAACCCCTCGCGCTGCTCGCTGAGGTGGGCCGGCTGCGGGAGGCGCTGGAGGTCGAGAGGGGCGGGATCTCTTTGAACGTCCCCGAGCAGGAGATCGTCCGGCGGGACGGGCGAGGCGGGCGGGACGGGACGTACGAGCTGACGTACCGCGCCCCGCTGCCCGCCGAGGGCTGGAACGCGCAGATCTCCCTGCTGACCGGGATGGCGGCGGCGGACCTGATGATCGAGTACGGCACGGGCGTGCTCCGCACGCTCCCCGCCGCTCCGGACGGCGCCGTCGGTCGCCTGCGCCGTACCGCGCACGCCCTGCGCGTCGACTGGCCGCACCATGTGTCGTACGCCGCGCTGGTGCGGTCGTTGGACCCGAGGGTCCCCCGGCACGCGGCCTTCCTCCAGGAGTGCACGACCCTCCTGCGGGGTGCCGGCTACACGGTCTTCCGCGACGGCGTCCTGCCGGACATCACCACGCACGCCGCCGTCGCCGCGCCCTACGCCCACTGCACGGCCCCGCTGCGCCGCCTGGTCGACCGGTATGCCTCGGAGATCTGCCTCACGGCGGTGGCCGGATCGGCGCTGCCCGAGTGGGTGTCGGCCGCGCTCGACGCGCTGCCCCCGGAGATGAGGGAGGGCGGACGCCGCGCCTCCGCCGCGGAACGCGAGTGCGTCGACCTCGTCGAGGCGGCGCTGCTCAAGGACCGGGTGGGGGAGGTGTTCGACGGCTGCGTGGTGGAGCTGGAGGAGCGCCGGCCGACGGTCGGTGTGGTGCAGCTGGAGTCCCCGGCGGTGATCGGCCGGGTCGAGGGGGAGGGGCTACGGCTGGGGGAGCGGCTGCGGGTGCGGCTCACGCGGGCAGATCCGGGACCGGAGAGGCGAGCGGCCGTGCGCTTCGCGCCTGCCTGA
- the yaaA gene encoding peroxide stress protein YaaA, with the protein MLVLLPPSEGKASSGRGAPLKPESLSLPGLADARAAVLDELVELCVADEEKACEVLGLSEGLRGEVAKNTELRTAGARPAGEIYTGVLYDALGLSSLDAAAKRRAARSLLVFSGLWGAVRVTDRIPSYRCSMGVRLPGLGALGGHWRTAMASVLPEVAGGGLVLDLRSSAYAAAWKPKGEIAGRTAGVRVLHAPTRKVVSHFNKATKGRIVRALLSAGVAPKGPAELVEALRDLGYVVEVEAPARAGRAWSLDVLVDEIH; encoded by the coding sequence GTGCTCGTCCTGCTGCCGCCCTCCGAAGGCAAGGCGTCCTCCGGCCGTGGCGCCCCGCTGAAACCGGAGTCGCTGTCGCTGCCGGGGCTCGCCGACGCCCGTGCCGCCGTCCTCGACGAGCTGGTCGAGCTGTGCGTAGCGGACGAGGAGAAGGCGTGCGAGGTGCTGGGGCTGAGCGAGGGGCTGCGGGGCGAGGTCGCGAAGAACACGGAGCTGCGGACGGCCGGGGCGCGGCCCGCCGGGGAGATCTACACCGGTGTGCTCTACGACGCTCTCGGTCTGTCCTCCCTGGACGCCGCCGCGAAGAGGCGTGCCGCCCGGTCGCTGCTGGTCTTCTCGGGGTTGTGGGGTGCCGTCCGGGTCACGGACCGGATCCCCTCGTACCGCTGCTCGATGGGGGTGAGGCTGCCGGGGCTCGGCGCGTTGGGCGGTCACTGGCGTACGGCGATGGCGTCGGTGCTTCCCGAGGTGGCGGGCGGCGGGCTGGTGCTGGATCTGCGGTCCTCGGCGTACGCGGCGGCCTGGAAGCCGAAGGGTGAGATCGCCGGGCGGACGGCGGGTGTGCGGGTGCTGCACGCGCCGACGCGGAAGGTGGTCAGCCACTTCAACAAGGCGACGAAGGGGCGGATCGTGCGCGCTCTGCTGTCGGCCGGGGTCGCTCCGAAGGGGCCGGCGGAGCTGGTGGAGGCCCTGCGGGATCTCGGGTACGTCGTGGAGGTGGAGGCGCCCGCCAGGGCGGGGCGGGCGTGGTCGCTGGACGTGCTGGTGGACGAGATCCACTGA
- a CDS encoding bifunctional 4-hydroxy-2-oxoglutarate aldolase/2-dehydro-3-deoxy-phosphogluconate aldolase, with product MASSLLDLAPVVPVVVIEDAADAVPLARALVAGGLPAIEVTLRTPAALDAIREIADGVPDAVVGAGTVLTPAHVEESVAAGARFLVSPGWTDVLLEAMRASGVPFLPGVSTTSEVVALLERGVREMKFFPAQAAGGTAYLKSLAGPLPQARFCPTGGIGPGNAPEYLALPNVGCVGGTWMLPPDALAARDWDRVEALAREAAGLRTQV from the coding sequence ATGGCCTCATCCCTGCTGGACCTCGCCCCCGTCGTGCCCGTGGTCGTCATCGAGGACGCCGCCGACGCCGTACCGCTCGCGCGGGCGCTCGTGGCGGGCGGGCTGCCCGCGATCGAGGTGACGCTGCGGACACCGGCCGCGCTGGACGCGATCCGCGAGATCGCCGACGGGGTGCCGGACGCCGTGGTCGGGGCGGGCACCGTGCTCACGCCCGCGCACGTGGAGGAGTCGGTGGCGGCCGGGGCGCGGTTCCTGGTCAGTCCGGGCTGGACGGACGTCCTGCTGGAGGCGATGCGGGCGTCCGGGGTGCCGTTCCTGCCGGGGGTGTCGACGACCTCGGAGGTCGTGGCGCTGCTGGAGCGCGGGGTGCGGGAGATGAAGTTCTTCCCGGCCCAGGCGGCGGGCGGCACGGCGTACCTGAAGTCGCTCGCGGGGCCGTTGCCGCAGGCGCGGTTCTGTCCGACGGGCGGGATCGGTCCGGGGAACGCGCCCGAGTACCTGGCGCTGCCCAACGTCGGCTGCGTGGGCGGGACCTGGATGCTCCCGCCGGACGCGCTCGCGGCGCGGGACTGGGACCGGGTGGAGGCGCTGGCGCGGGAGGCGGCCGGACTACGGACGCAGGTGTGA
- a CDS encoding bifunctional RNase H/acid phosphatase — protein MREFIVEADGGSRGNPGPAGYGSVVLDAATGQTLAEAAEYIGIATNNVAEYRGLLAGLRAAHALDPTARVHVRMDSKLVVEQMSGRWKIKHPDMKPLALEAAAVLPPAQVTYEWIPRERNKHADRLANEAMDAGKRGEQWSAAASTAELDTLAEPSAPSSRREEAEPLEGEAARADADVRAARTVSSPGWSGAADMGAPATFVLLRHGETPLTPQKRFSGSGGTDPSLSGVGREQAERAAVSLARRGTIQHIVASPLARTRETAAAVAARLGIEVSVDEGLRETDFGAWEGLTFGEVRERYPDDLTKWLSDPEAEPTGGGESFAATATRIAATRDKLVAAYAGRTVLLVTHVTPIKTFVRLALGAPPESLFRMELSAASMSVVAYYADGNASVRLLNDTSHLRP, from the coding sequence GTGCGGGAGTTCATCGTCGAGGCCGACGGCGGGTCGCGGGGCAACCCCGGGCCCGCGGGCTACGGATCCGTGGTGCTCGACGCGGCGACGGGCCAGACCCTGGCCGAGGCCGCCGAGTACATCGGCATCGCCACGAACAACGTGGCCGAGTACCGGGGGCTGCTGGCCGGTCTCCGCGCCGCCCACGCCCTCGACCCCACCGCCCGCGTCCACGTCCGCATGGACTCCAAGCTCGTCGTCGAGCAGATGTCCGGCCGCTGGAAGATCAAACACCCCGACATGAAGCCCCTGGCCCTGGAAGCGGCCGCGGTCCTCCCGCCCGCCCAGGTCACCTACGAGTGGATCCCCCGGGAGCGGAACAAGCACGCGGACCGGCTGGCCAACGAGGCCATGGACGCGGGCAAGCGGGGGGAGCAGTGGTCGGCGGCGGCTTCCACGGCGGAGCTGGACACGCTTGCCGAGCCCTCGGCCCCTTCTTCCCGCCGCGAAGAGGCGGAGCCCCTGGAGGGCGAAGCCGCCAGGGCCGACGCCGACGTCCGGGCCGCGCGGACCGTCTCGTCCCCCGGGTGGTCGGGGGCCGCCGACATGGGGGCGCCGGCGACCTTCGTGCTGTTGCGGCACGGGGAGACGCCGCTGACGCCACAGAAGCGGTTCTCGGGGAGCGGGGGGACGGATCCGTCGCTCTCCGGGGTCGGACGGGAGCAGGCCGAGCGGGCCGCCGTATCGCTGGCACGGCGGGGCACGATCCAGCACATCGTCGCCTCCCCCCTCGCCCGGACGCGCGAGACCGCCGCCGCGGTCGCCGCCCGGCTCGGTATCGAGGTGAGCGTCGACGAGGGCCTGCGCGAGACGGACTTCGGTGCCTGGGAGGGGCTCACCTTCGGTGAGGTCCGCGAGCGGTACCCGGACGACCTGACCAAGTGGCTCTCCGACCCGGAGGCCGAACCCACCGGCGGCGGCGAGAGCTTCGCGGCGACCGCCACCCGGATCGCCGCCACCCGCGACAAACTGGTCGCCGCGTACGCGGGCCGCACGGTCCTGCTCGTCACGCACGTCACCCCGATCAAGACGTTCGTACGACTCGCCCTCGGCGCCCCGCCCGAGTCCCTGTTCCGCATGGAACTCTCGGCGGCCTCGATGTCGGTGGTGGCGTACTACGCCGACGGCAACGCGAGCGTCCGGCTCCTCAACGACACCTCACACCTGCGTCCGTAG
- a CDS encoding zinc ribbon domain-containing protein, translating into MNAAPADQIRLLDVQALDVRLQQLAHRRRSLPEHAEIESLTKDLTQLRDLLVAAQTEESDTTREQTKAEQDVDQVRQRAARDQQRLDSGAATSPKDLENLQREIASLAKRQGDLEDIVLEVMERIESVQERVAELTERVGSVEAKIGDATARRDAAVEEIDAEVATVTKEREVIAGVIPADLLKLYEKLREQQGGVGAAKLYQRTCQGCRQELAITDFNEIRAAAPDTVVRCENCRRILVRTSDSGL; encoded by the coding sequence CTGAACGCCGCGCCCGCCGACCAGATCCGCCTTCTCGACGTCCAGGCCCTCGACGTCCGCCTCCAGCAGCTCGCGCACCGGCGCAGGTCGCTGCCCGAGCACGCCGAGATCGAGTCGCTGACCAAGGATCTGACGCAACTGCGCGACCTCCTGGTGGCCGCGCAGACCGAGGAGAGCGACACCACCCGCGAGCAGACCAAGGCCGAGCAGGACGTGGACCAGGTGCGCCAGCGTGCCGCCCGCGACCAGCAGCGCCTGGACTCCGGTGCCGCCACCTCCCCGAAGGACCTGGAGAACCTCCAGCGCGAGATCGCCTCCCTCGCCAAGCGGCAGGGCGACCTGGAGGACATCGTCCTGGAGGTCATGGAGCGCATCGAGTCCGTCCAGGAGCGCGTCGCCGAGCTCACCGAGCGGGTCGGCTCCGTCGAGGCGAAGATCGGTGACGCGACCGCCCGCCGGGACGCGGCCGTCGAGGAGATCGACGCCGAGGTCGCCACGGTCACCAAGGAGCGCGAGGTCATCGCCGGCGTCATCCCCGCCGACCTGCTCAAGCTCTACGAGAAGCTCCGCGAGCAGCAGGGCGGCGTCGGCGCGGCCAAGCTGTACCAGCGCACCTGCCAGGGCTGCCGCCAGGAGCTCGCCATCACCGACTTCAACGAGATCCGCGCGGCCGCGCCCGACACCGTCGTACGGTGCGAGAACTGCCGCCGCATCCTGGTCCGTACGTCCGACTCCGGTCTGTAG
- a CDS encoding Nif3-like dinuclear metal center hexameric protein, with the protein MPRLSEVITALENLWPAERAESWDAVGTVVGDPGQEVGRVLFAVDPVQEIVDEAVKLGADLLVTHHPLYLRGTTTVAASTFKGRVVHTLIKNDIALHVAHTNADTADPGVSDALAGALDLRVVGPLVPDPTDPAGRRGLGRVCELDHPLPLREFARKAAERLPATAQGIRVAGDPEATVRTVAVSGGSGDSLFDQVRAAGVDAFLTADLRHHPASEAVAHSPLALLDAAHWATEWPWCELAAAQLDEISDRKGWGLRVHVSKTVTDPWTAHAASADTSSSPGAPN; encoded by the coding sequence GTGCCCCGTCTGTCTGAAGTCATCACCGCGCTGGAGAACCTGTGGCCCGCCGAACGGGCCGAGTCCTGGGACGCGGTCGGCACCGTCGTGGGCGACCCCGGCCAGGAGGTCGGCCGGGTCCTGTTCGCCGTCGACCCGGTCCAGGAGATCGTCGACGAGGCGGTGAAGCTGGGCGCCGACCTGCTCGTCACCCACCACCCCCTCTATCTGCGCGGTACGACGACGGTGGCGGCCTCCACCTTCAAGGGCCGCGTCGTGCACACCCTCATCAAGAACGACATCGCGCTGCACGTCGCCCACACCAACGCCGACACCGCCGACCCCGGGGTCAGCGACGCGCTGGCCGGGGCGCTGGACCTGCGGGTGGTGGGCCCGCTCGTGCCGGACCCGACGGACCCCGCCGGGCGTCGGGGCCTCGGGCGGGTGTGCGAGCTGGACCATCCGCTGCCCCTGCGGGAGTTCGCCCGCAAGGCCGCCGAGCGCCTGCCCGCCACCGCGCAGGGCATCCGCGTCGCCGGCGACCCCGAGGCGACGGTCCGCACCGTCGCCGTCAGCGGCGGCTCCGGCGACAGCCTGTTCGACCAGGTCCGCGCCGCCGGCGTCGACGCCTTCCTCACCGCGGACCTGCGCCACCACCCGGCCTCCGAAGCGGTGGCCCACAGTCCCCTCGCGCTGCTCGACGCGGCGCACTGGGCCACCGAGTGGCCCTGGTGCGAGCTGGCCGCAGCCCAGCTCGACGAGATCTCCGACCGGAAGGGATGGGGCCTCAGGGTCCACGTCTCGAAGACGGTCACCGACCCCTGGACCGCCCACGCGGCGTCCGCCGACACCTCTAGCTCACCGGGAGCCCCCAACTGA
- a CDS encoding 3-oxoacyl-ACP reductase, whose amino-acid sequence MPRPLEGLCAIVTGAGRGLGRAEALELARLGASVVVNDYGQPGRDGSGEASATPAEQVAAEIRAAGGKAVAHTGDVGDFQQAGGLVESAIAEYGRLDVLVNNAGILRDRMVFSMTEDEWDAVIRVHLKGHFNTTHFAAAHWRARSKAAQAPVYGRIVNTSSEAFLAGSAGQPNYAAAKGGIVGLTTSTALALAKYGVTANAICPRARTRMTEDVFAGLERPEDGLDPLAPEHVAPLVGYLASPAAARVNGQLIVVHGGMVAIVEQPRVRAKFDSVQDTFTYDELDAVLTAHYAGRPAGETFAAADVLGLKRE is encoded by the coding sequence ATGCCAAGGCCGTTGGAGGGACTCTGCGCGATCGTCACCGGCGCCGGACGCGGCCTCGGCCGTGCCGAGGCCCTGGAACTCGCCCGGCTCGGCGCGTCCGTCGTCGTCAACGACTACGGGCAGCCCGGCCGGGACGGCTCCGGCGAGGCCTCCGCGACACCCGCCGAACAGGTCGCCGCCGAGATCCGGGCGGCCGGCGGCAAGGCCGTCGCCCACACCGGTGACGTCGGCGACTTCCAGCAGGCGGGCGGACTCGTCGAGTCGGCGATCGCCGAGTACGGCAGGCTGGACGTCCTCGTCAACAACGCGGGCATCCTGCGCGACCGCATGGTCTTCTCCATGACCGAGGACGAGTGGGACGCCGTGATCCGCGTCCACCTCAAGGGGCACTTCAACACGACCCACTTCGCGGCCGCCCACTGGCGCGCCCGGTCCAAGGCCGCCCAGGCACCGGTGTACGGGCGGATCGTGAACACCTCCTCGGAGGCGTTCCTCGCCGGATCCGCCGGACAGCCCAACTACGCCGCCGCGAAGGGCGGGATCGTCGGCCTCACCACCTCCACCGCCCTCGCGCTGGCCAAGTACGGCGTCACCGCCAACGCGATCTGCCCGCGCGCCCGCACCCGTATGACCGAGGACGTCTTCGCCGGCCTCGAACGCCCCGAGGACGGGCTCGACCCCCTCGCCCCCGAGCATGTCGCCCCCCTCGTCGGCTATCTGGCCTCACCCGCCGCCGCCCGGGTCAACGGCCAGCTGATCGTCGTCCACGGAGGCATGGTCGCGATCGTCGAACAGCCGCGTGTGCGGGCGAAGTTCGACAGCGTGCAGGACACCTTCACCTACGACGAGCTGGACGCGGTGCTCACCGCGCACTACGCGGGGCGGCCGGCCGGGGAGACGTTCGCGGCGGCCGACGTACTGGGGCTGAAGAGGGAGTAG
- a CDS encoding Zn-dependent alcohol dehydrogenase → MRAAVLHEIGQDKLEILDDVEAVGFGPGKVRIRVRATGLCHSDLSAMGGVLPQPAPFVPGHEGAGEILEVGDGVTHLKPGDRVVVCWLPACGTCPACKRGQTELCLAGFMNAGTPNFRRPGGDLFGFAGTGTFTEEVVVDAGCAVPIPDDVPFDIAALIGCGVTTGLGAALNTADVEAGSSVAVIGCGGVGISVIQGARLRGAAEIVAVDPVGSRRESALKFGATRAVSPDELPDAKQQITAGEGFDYVFEVVGKSATARTAYDTTRRGGTLVIVGAGAMDDNLQLNMFELFFDEKRILPSFYGGGDVLRAYERTIALWRAGRVDLAGLITHRVPLSDINEALDQMRTGTSLRTCIEI, encoded by the coding sequence ATGCGCGCAGCCGTACTGCACGAGATCGGCCAGGACAAGCTGGAGATCCTCGACGACGTCGAGGCGGTGGGCTTCGGCCCCGGCAAGGTGCGGATCCGGGTACGGGCCACCGGGCTGTGCCACTCGGACCTGTCCGCGATGGGCGGCGTCCTGCCCCAGCCGGCGCCGTTCGTGCCCGGCCACGAGGGCGCGGGCGAGATCCTCGAAGTGGGGGACGGCGTCACCCACCTGAAGCCCGGCGACCGCGTGGTGGTGTGCTGGCTGCCCGCCTGCGGCACCTGCCCCGCCTGCAAGCGCGGCCAGACGGAACTCTGCCTGGCCGGGTTCATGAACGCGGGCACCCCCAACTTCAGGCGCCCCGGCGGTGACCTGTTCGGCTTCGCCGGGACCGGCACCTTCACCGAGGAGGTCGTCGTCGACGCCGGATGCGCCGTCCCGATACCCGACGACGTGCCCTTCGACATCGCCGCCCTCATCGGCTGCGGAGTGACCACCGGACTCGGCGCCGCCCTCAACACCGCGGACGTGGAGGCCGGTTCGTCCGTCGCCGTCATAGGCTGCGGAGGCGTCGGCATCTCCGTGATCCAGGGCGCGCGGCTCAGGGGAGCCGCCGAGATCGTCGCCGTCGACCCGGTCGGCTCCCGCCGCGAGTCCGCGCTGAAGTTCGGCGCGACGCGGGCGGTCTCGCCCGACGAACTGCCCGACGCCAAGCAGCAGATCACCGCCGGCGAGGGCTTCGACTACGTCTTCGAGGTCGTCGGCAAGTCCGCCACCGCCCGCACCGCCTACGACACCACCCGCCGCGGCGGCACCCTCGTGATCGTCGGCGCGGGCGCCATGGACGACAACCTCCAGCTCAACATGTTCGAGCTGTTCTTCGACGAGAAGCGCATCCTGCCCTCCTTCTACGGCGGTGGCGACGTCCTGCGCGCCTACGAGCGGACCATCGCCCTGTGGCGGGCCGGCCGCGTCGACCTGGCCGGACTGATCACGCACCGCGTGCCGCTGTCCGACATCAACGAGGCCCTCGACCAGATGCGCACGGGGACCTCGCTGCGCACCTGCATCGAGATCTGA
- a CDS encoding MaoC/PaaZ C-terminal domain-containing protein encodes MPIDAAKALAAEPRSGEITWDHKDVQLYHLGIGAGIPATDPDELRYTLESRLHVLPSFATVAGAGSPGVIGGLSMPGVDVDLAKVLHGGQSLTVHRPLPVQGTATATARIAAVYDKGKAAVLVMRTEAADGQGPLWTNDAQIFVRGEGGWGGDRGPSARLDPPAGAPDRTVERPIREDQALLYRLSGDWNPLHADPEFAKLAGFERPILHGLCTYGSTLKAVVDTLLGGDVTRVRSYATRFAGVVYPGETLRIRMWHTPEATRVAVSAVERDDAPVLADTVVEHT; translated from the coding sequence ATGCCCATCGACGCAGCCAAGGCCCTCGCCGCCGAGCCCCGCTCCGGCGAGATCACCTGGGACCACAAGGACGTCCAGCTCTACCACCTCGGCATCGGCGCCGGCATCCCCGCGACCGATCCGGACGAGCTGCGCTACACCCTGGAGTCCCGGCTGCACGTGCTGCCCAGCTTCGCCACCGTCGCGGGCGCCGGTTCGCCCGGCGTGATCGGCGGCCTGTCCATGCCCGGCGTCGACGTCGACCTCGCCAAGGTCCTGCACGGCGGCCAGTCGCTCACCGTCCACCGCCCCCTGCCCGTGCAGGGCACCGCGACCGCCACCGCCCGGATCGCCGCCGTGTACGACAAGGGCAAGGCGGCCGTCCTGGTCATGCGCACCGAAGCCGCCGACGGCCAGGGCCCGTTGTGGACCAACGACGCCCAGATCTTCGTACGCGGGGAAGGCGGCTGGGGAGGCGACCGCGGCCCGTCCGCCCGCCTCGATCCGCCCGCCGGCGCACCCGACCGGACCGTAGAACGCCCGATCCGCGAGGACCAGGCCCTGCTCTACCGCCTCTCCGGCGACTGGAACCCGCTGCACGCCGACCCGGAGTTCGCCAAGCTCGCCGGCTTCGAGCGGCCCATCCTGCACGGGCTGTGCACCTACGGCAGCACGCTCAAGGCGGTCGTCGACACGCTGCTCGGCGGGGACGTGACCCGGGTGCGGTCGTACGCCACCCGGTTCGCCGGGGTCGTGTACCCGGGGGAGACCCTGCGGATCCGGATGTGGCACACACCGGAGGCGACCAGGGTCGCCGTGAGCGCGGTCGAGCGGGACGACGCGCCCGTCCTCGCCGACACCGTCGTCGAACACACCTGA
- a CDS encoding sensor histidine kinase has product MSERRNRGGFWSGSWLRTVSCRLDAWQLAHQHAQEHAQEQRRYYDESDANAENAENDENAETAENKDRRKAQRRAARKAGRTPERVGPPSGFALLPWLLLGMGAFSHLFQGDAPNPWIGGLGLLTFNSLYVYVAFRSFVPRAREAVSTRLALVLMGLVTCGLAFGYGGSWQLLFPLLGLATGAVVRMPHLRWVGTVVAVLAGVVSVNRDGWGGLDTAYATWISTMVTAAILSLSEAVRELRAAREELARRAVEKERLRFSRDLHDLLGHTMSVIVVKAEAARRLADRDLAAALGQITDIESVGRQALTEIREAVTGYREGSLTTELDRARSALSATGVDLTLHRSGTPLPAQTESLLAWVVREAVTNVVRHSGASRCEVGVAVVAERVRLTVTDDGVGPGAVDAGADGTGLRGLTERLAAAGGSLTAGPGPQVGFVVSAELPLEGAELTRSAGVGGLWEPVGTAGAEGTAAAVRRADVSAR; this is encoded by the coding sequence ATGTCGGAGCGAAGGAACAGGGGCGGGTTTTGGAGCGGGTCCTGGCTGCGCACGGTCTCGTGCCGCCTGGACGCCTGGCAGCTGGCTCATCAACATGCGCAGGAGCATGCGCAGGAGCAGCGGCGGTATTACGACGAGAGCGACGCGAACGCTGAGAACGCTGAAAACGACGAGAACGCCGAGACCGCCGAGAACAAGGACCGGCGCAAGGCCCAGAGGCGGGCGGCTCGCAAGGCCGGGAGGACGCCCGAGCGCGTGGGGCCCCCGTCCGGCTTCGCCCTGCTGCCGTGGCTGCTGCTGGGGATGGGCGCCTTCTCCCACCTCTTCCAGGGCGACGCCCCGAACCCCTGGATCGGCGGCCTGGGGCTGCTCACCTTCAACTCGCTCTACGTCTACGTGGCCTTCCGCTCCTTCGTGCCCCGGGCGCGGGAGGCCGTCTCGACCCGGCTGGCGCTGGTGCTGATGGGCCTGGTGACCTGCGGGCTGGCCTTCGGGTACGGCGGCAGCTGGCAGCTGCTCTTCCCGCTGCTCGGCCTCGCCACGGGCGCGGTGGTGCGGATGCCGCACCTGCGCTGGGTGGGGACGGTCGTGGCGGTGCTGGCCGGGGTGGTCTCCGTGAACCGCGACGGCTGGGGCGGCCTCGACACCGCGTACGCCACCTGGATCTCGACGATGGTCACCGCGGCGATCCTGTCCCTGTCCGAGGCGGTACGGGAACTGCGGGCGGCCCGTGAGGAGTTGGCGCGCCGCGCGGTCGAGAAGGAGCGGCTGCGGTTCTCCCGCGATCTGCACGATCTGCTCGGCCACACGATGTCGGTGATCGTGGTGAAGGCGGAGGCGGCCCGGCGGCTCGCCGACCGCGACCTGGCGGCGGCGCTCGGCCAGATCACCGACATCGAGTCCGTCGGCCGCCAGGCCCTCACCGAGATCCGAGAGGCCGTCACCGGCTACCGCGAGGGCAGCCTCACCACCGAACTCGACCGCGCCCGCTCCGCACTCTCCGCGACCGGCGTCGACCTCACCCTCCACCGGTCGGGCACCCCCCTCCCCGCCCAGACCGAGTCCCTGCTGGCCTGGGTGGTCCGCGAGGCCGTCACCAACGTCGTCCGGCACAGCGGGGCGAGCCGGTGCGAGGTCGGGGTGGCGGTGGTGGCGGAGCGGGTGCGGCTGACGGTGACGGACGACGGGGTGGGGCCGGGGGCCGTCGACGCGGGCGCCGATGGGACCGGCCTCAGGGGCCTCACGGAACGCCTGGCCGCGGCCGGCGGCTCCCTCACGGCCGGGCCCGGCCCGCAGGTGGGTTTCGTGGTGAGCGCGGAACTTCCCTTGGAGGGGGCTGAGTTGACGCGGTCTGCGGGGGTGGGGGGTCTGTGGGAGCCGGTGGGGACGGCTGGGGCAGAGGGAACGGCGGCGGCGGTGCGGCGGGCGGATGTCTCGGCTCGTTGA
- a CDS encoding response regulator transcription factor: MPRDHRPAKSIRVLLAEDQGMMRGALALLLGMEADIEVVAQVAAGDVIVDTALIHRPDVALLDIELPGMSGLDAAAELRDQVPDCRVLILTTFGRPGYLRRAMEAGAAGFLVKDGPVEELAAAIRRVLTGETVVDPALAAAALSAGPNPLTARECDALKASADGATVADIAVKLHLSESTVRNYLSSAIGKTGTRNRLEAMREARRQGWL, translated from the coding sequence ATGCCGCGGGACCATCGGCCCGCCAAGTCCATCAGGGTCCTGCTCGCCGAGGACCAGGGGATGATGCGCGGCGCCCTCGCGCTGCTGCTCGGCATGGAGGCGGACATCGAGGTCGTGGCGCAGGTGGCGGCCGGGGACGTGATCGTGGACACGGCCCTGATTCACCGCCCCGACGTGGCGCTCCTCGACATCGAGCTGCCCGGCATGAGCGGCCTGGACGCCGCCGCCGAACTGCGCGACCAGGTCCCCGACTGCCGGGTGCTGATCCTCACCACCTTCGGCCGCCCCGGCTATCTGCGCCGGGCCATGGAGGCGGGCGCCGCGGGCTTCCTCGTCAAGGACGGCCCCGTGGAGGAACTGGCCGCCGCGATCCGCCGCGTCCTGACCGGCGAGACCGTGGTCGACCCGGCCCTGGCCGCCGCCGCGCTCAGCGCCGGCCCCAATCCCCTCACCGCCCGCGAGTGCGACGCCCTGAAGGCCTCCGCCGACGGCGCGACCGTCGCCGACATCGCCGTGAAGCTCCACCTCTCCGAGTCCACCGTCCGCAACTACCTCTCCTCCGCCATCGGCAAGACGGGCACTCGCAACCGGCTGGAGGCGATGCGGGAGGCCCGGCGGCAGGGCTGGCTGTAG